The following DNA comes from Sorex araneus isolate mSorAra2 chromosome 5, mSorAra2.pri, whole genome shotgun sequence.
GCTCCGGGCCACCGGGCTGGGGGGGACCCTGCACGGACGTAGCGGCGTCTGCGTGCGCCTCCCCGCGCCACGCGCGCTGCCCACTAGCCGTTCCGCAGCGGCGACCGGGTGCGTCCGGTCCGTCCCCGGAGCCGGCCCGTGCTCCGCGCGCGGGCGGATTCCGGCCGAGCCGAGAAGGCGCCGGCTTCCGGCGCGAGGCCCCGCCCACCGACCCCTCCCCCGGAAGCACAGCGGGCGGGGCCCGTCCAGCGTGCGGCCTCGCCGCTTGGGGAGCCGGCAGGGGGGGGGGATCCCGGCCCGAGCGCGTGTGTGGGGGTGCACGGGTTGTCGCAGGGCCCTCCGCCCCCGGTCCAGCTCTCGAGTGCTGGGAAAGTCTGCAAGCCCTTTGCAGCCCTGGTGGTGCGGGGTCAGCAGCCGAGCCAGCCCGTGCCCACCTGTCCCACGAGCCTGCTCGTGGGCTCGCCCCACAGTGGAGGGGACGCTCCAGCACCTCTGGAGCCCCCTGCCCTGAAACAGCAGCGGGGCCGCGGGGTCAAGGCTGTGTCCCAGCTCTCCGTCCCGGTAGGGGGCTCGCTTTTCTTAGAACTCACCCCTTTGTTTAAAGGCGAGCCACTGTAACCTGGTCACTTGTAGGCACCTCAGTCCAGTGCTGCGGCCAGTAAGGCCAGGCGCAGCTGCCGCGGTTTTCCCAGCCCGCACTCGGGAGGATTGTCAGAACgtttgttctggggccagggCAGTCTTTGGCAGAACGAGGAAGGAGGCATTTGAGGCACTTCTTGCGTGGCACCCACCCCCGCCAGCACGACCGGGTATGTTTCCagcacaaaacagaacaaaaacaaaggccGGAGCCCCGAAGCCAGGACACTGGACAGACACAAGCTAGTACAAAACTCAATGCCTGCATGGGGAGCAGCCCCCTTAGGGCACTGCAGGCTGTACAAGGTAACGAGCAAAAGGACAAACTAGGATTCTTCAAGGTTCCAAATGTCCTGAGCAGAGAGGATTGTTTATTAACCACATAAAATGCATATATAGGAAACTTCTCTATTTAGGAGCTGGTGGCCTGCACTCAGCGTCGCACAGATAAAAATAGACGACTTTCAACACAGATCTAAATaccttcacattttaaaaatctgaattctCTACACAAGTTTTAAGCTGACAAGATTCAAGTTCCGAGTTTTCATATATAGCTTTAACTTGTATTAAACACATGTTTATTTACAACGTGAATAGAGAATAAGGGGCTATTAAGGCCATTTTCTCATGTGAAACACTGCAAAATATGTACATAAGTACAACCTAATATAGGCAAAGGTAAGTCATTTTCTTGGTTCAACGTAATTGAGTGTGGgttcaggagcagagagacagccTGTCGCTAGCACCAAGGCCCCTGCCAGGACCATGGGTCTGTCCGCTGTGGGgctgctcaggaggccctgggccCAGAACAGCCTCCAGCTAGTCCCAGCCTCTCGATTCCATTTCCGGATTCATCCCAAGGTCAGATCCAGGGCCAGCCACCGTCGCAAGAACAAGTCACAGCAGGCCGCAAGTCAGGCCAGTTCCGATGAAGTGTGCACCAAGGGTGGAAGGGGCAGGCCAGTCCTGATGAAGTGCGCACCAAGGGCTGCCTTCCCCTTGCGCTCTGCCCTCACCTCCGGTGCCTGCTGTGCCCAGGGTGGTCCCGCTCATAGCGATGGCCCGTCCGCTCATAGGAGCGGGAGCGCTCACGTTCCCGCCGCTGCTCTCTGTAGTAATGACTTTTCTTCTTGTACTTCCCCGGATGGTCAGGCCGTTCCCTGGAGTGGCTTCTGGAGCGTGAGGAGCTGCGGCTCCGAGAGGCGGGGGGCTTCTGTGGGGGGCACTTGCAGTCCTTGGCCTTGCGGTAGCTCCGCACTTTGGAGGCCTTGTAGGGGGCACCCCGGTGTGCCTGCCTTGGCGGGGAGTCGCTGCGGCTCCGTGAGCGGCTTTGTGACTTGGATCCGCCAGATGTGGAGCCGCTCTCGCTTTTCCTGTGGGGAGGGAACCCCCACTCAGGCCCCCGGCCACTGAATATCCCttgcccccactccccacaggAAGCCCACCAGCCAGCACCCACCTCCTCTTTGGAGAAGCAGATCGCGAGGGGGACCTGGAATAGCTCTGCTCACGACTCCGGCTGCGACTGCGGCTCCCTCGGCCCTTGGGCAAGCTGAGAACAGAGGTGGGTGCAGTGAGAGGCCTAGGGcagccacccccgccccagccctctctccccaccccaccctgtctggaCACTCACCCATTCACTGGGCTGTCGCCTTTGGCTCTCTTAGCACCCTCTGCTTTCCTCTTGGTACTCTTCGCCGAAAGCGGGGATGTCTTGTTCCCTTTGCCCTCTTTGGGTGATTCCGCTAACCAAATAATCGGGTCAGAAACAGCCGAGACGGGTCCCATGCTGACCCTGCCTGCCTATGCGTGGGACCAGGGCCAACAAGCCTGTCTCCCTATTTCCCctctgggccagggagaggctTTCTGCTTAACTGAGGTGCAAACTGTAAGACTCACTGCTCCCCATGGGAGGGTTCACCAGGGTAGTCCGTGAACAAAATCACCCGATAACACTTGTCCACACCAAAGTGAGGGACACAGCTCAGGAAACTGTGTGCAAGAGTGAAAGCCCAAATCTGACCTCCGCATACATGGTGCCTTGAGCCAGGCCGGGGAGCGCTTGAAGAAACCCAGCGGAAGGGGGgtgagagcagtgccaggaagcaAACTCCCGTGCCTAGACACTCACCCagcttgggggcaggggagaagccCGCCGTGTGGTCTGGAAGCTGCGTGCCAGCAGGCAGCAGGCCCTTGGCCTGAGCCTTGGCCTCCTCGATGGCATGCTTTCTCTTCTCAACTTCACCTTCCAGGAGCGCCAGATCAACCTGTGAAGCCCAAGCCATTGTCACAGCCAGCCAGGTGCTGAGCTCCAACCCAAATGCATATCATGTGAAAGAACATACAAACCTTTTTTCGAGTATAAAGCTGCAGGATTTTTAAGCAGATTTCCTGAATTTCTTCTTCAGTTGCTCCAAACAGAAGAAACCAATGGGGACGATTGGGCAAAGGGATCTGTCAACACAAAAGCATCTGTCAGCAGGGGCCCCGCCAGAGCCAAAGGTGGGCGGGAAGGCTGAGCATCTCACCTCCAGGGTGCGTGCCGCCAGGTAGATGCAGGCACAGGCAATGCTCTCAGGCTGGAACCTCACAAAGACGTCGGTGCGAAGGCTGTCGTTCATGTAATTCCTGAAAGTCAAGGGCAGAAGACTTGCAATGCCCACCACTCCGGGAGCCCTGTCTGCATCACCTACACGGTCACTAGTCCTCAAAGTGGCTACTGTCAGGGCCTAGGACTAGCCAGGCCTGCAAATCTCTAGAGTTACCGAGAAACTTTCTGGGTACTTTTTATGAATATAGGGCAGGAAAATAGGGaaattgttgaaaaaaaaatttaaaagctggcTGAATGTCAAACAACGTGTTGCTATGAAAGAGAACCGACTTTAACTTtacttttccctctcctttttggCCTGCTCTCATGCAAAAGCACAATGCCTCGGAAAGATGCTGTCTACCATGTTAAAAGGTACCGGATCAGAGAAACCTAAAGGCTCAAGCTCCATAGTGCAGAGAAACGTGCAAACTCAATGAGCCGGCTGAGCAAAGAGCCCGGGAGAGCTTCTCTGAGACGCGGCGTCCACTGGCGTTCCTTCTCGAGGCGGTTCCTGCAGCCTGGCCCTTCTTCACGAGGGAGTCCACACTTGGAAAAGGGGACAGAGACGCCCTTGGGTGCATGGGGACGTCACGCAGAGGAAGGCTCAATACCCAAAGGGAAGTCCTCTTCTCAGGCTTATCAAAGAGCCGTTCCAAACTGTCCCATTGCCAACAAGGAGTCTTAAAATGAACATTCATAAAATCAGAAGCAACAAAACACTACTACAAGCTCTATCATAAATAGTACAAGTTTAAAAACTTTTATCATActttagaaaatgaaatacaaaacatTCGTATTTTAGAAGTTTAAGGGTTTTAAAGCTGACTCAatttcaacatttttctttaggTATCTTTCTCTAAGTCTTACACTTAGATAGAGCTCATACTGATTTTTATCAATATTACAAAAACAGAAGCTGAATTCCACAAGAACAACTGGACAGGTCCTACAGTCATTGTTCCTCCGTCCCCTGCGAGAAGCGCCTTGGGTCCGGAGTAATGActgaccccccacctccacccatcATGGCTATGGCCCAAATCCTGGCCAAGGTGCTGCACAGACATGCTCGATTTCCTCATGATAAAGTACATTCTTGCTACTCAGGCATCAGGAGCAGTCTGAGTGACAGCACCAAGGCCTTGTCCCAGAAGATTGCAAACAAACAGTCCCAACACAGTATACACAAAATCATCGGTACTTTCATTTCTAAGAAGAAATTTCAATAGTCAAGGTGATAAATATTAATCCATTACGTTTTAAGTGctcagaaaagaaaactaaatccTTAAAACATACATGTAACCTTATGGATATACTCTTAAATTACAATATTAAAAAGTGTCCATGAATAATTTAAAGATGCATACCTTTTACCGTAACGTGTCAATTTTTAGTTGCTGAAAAGAGCAACTTTTGaacttctaaaaataaatgcCACAATCCCACACTAAAGTGTGAATCCCCATCAGCCAATTGTTAAAGCTCTCTAGAGAATTTGGTTGGAAGACTAAGGTACTGCATCTTTATTGCACGGTACAGCAGTTTTAAAGGGacaaaattcaaatcaagacaGTTATCAACTCTAATCGATACAATTACCAAAGCATGACAGGATTAACAAGAAGCACAATCGTCAGAGAACCACAGCAGCTGTGCGCCAGCACTAGACTATCGTGCGCATACCACCATCTAGAGCCTTCGGTGGAGAGCCTGCGCGGGATGGCTGAGGACGGCCGCTGTCCCTGCACCAAAGCGCTTGGACAGTAGAGGAGAAGTCTTAGTCACTTACCCTCAGAGGCTACCCTTCGATTGAAAGAGtacagaaaagaaaagtcaaaatagGTTCTCTACTAGACAGGGCATAGCACCAGACAATTCAGGCAGCAAAACCATGACCCTTACAGACTTAGCTCCCTGGAAAATGGCCGCAAAGTGCCCAgagctacactatctctccagagtgGGTCCAGCCCACACTGGAAACCGTCTGTTCCCAGAACCTCGGAAGAGCATGGATCCCGCCCT
Coding sequences within:
- the CCNL2 gene encoding cyclin-L2 isoform X1: MAAAAAAGAAGTGAPGPVLPVAAAAAPASGSAAPGSQGVLIGDRLYSGVLITLENCLLPDDKLRFTPSMSSGLDTDTETDLRVVGCELIQAAGILLRLPQVAMATGQVLFQRFFYTKSFVKHSMEHVSMACVHLASKIEEAPRRIRDVINVFHRLRHLREKRKPVPLLLDQDYVNLKNQIIKAERRVLKELGFCVHVKHPHKIIVMYLQVLECERNQHLVQTSWNYMNDSLRTDVFVRFQPESIACACIYLAARTLEIPLPNRPHWFLLFGATEEEIQEICLKILQLYTRKKVDLALLEGEVEKRKHAIEEAKAQAKGLLPAGTQLPDHTAGFSPAPKLAESPKEGKGNKTSPLSAKSTKRKAEGAKRAKGDSPVNGLPKGRGSRSRSRSREQSYSRSPSRSASPKRRKSESGSTSGGSKSQSRSRSRSDSPPRQAHRGAPYKASKVRSYRKAKDCKCPPQKPPASRSRSSSRSRSHSRERPDHPGKYKKKSHYYREQRRERERSRSYERTGHRYERDHPGHSRHRR
- the CCNL2 gene encoding cyclin-L2 isoform X2, translated to MNDSLRTDVFVRFQPESIACACIYLAARTLEIPLPNRPHWFLLFGATEEEIQEICLKILQLYTRKKVDLALLEGEVEKRKHAIEEAKAQAKGLLPAGTQLPDHTAGFSPAPKLAESPKEGKGNKTSPLSAKSTKRKAEGAKRAKGDSPVNGLPKGRGSRSRSRSREQSYSRSPSRSASPKRRKSESGSTSGGSKSQSRSRSRSDSPPRQAHRGAPYKASKVRSYRKAKDCKCPPQKPPASRSRSSSRSRSHSRERPDHPGKYKKKSHYYREQRRERERSRSYERTGHRYERDHPGHSRHRR